The genomic region CACTTTAAACTACTCTGCTTTTCCTTGCCAAACAGCATGTTTGTACCATTGTACCATTACAACATTGTGAAAAAGTAATAACCAATATTGCGTGTAATATTATTTTATAATGTAACAGTTTCCCCCTCAGCAGTGCAAAGGTATTCCCTTAAAGAGTGGTGAGTCTAATATCTACGTTAACAGGTGAGCTCCACTGACAAGGGGTTTGACTAAGTCGCTTTTTGCTTTCTATAGGGGGATTCCATAATCAAACATAATGCGAAATGTGCAtttttcaaacagggagatggcGCTGCGAGCCTGTGGCTTCATAGTGTTTCGTCGTCTCGCCAGTTGTGTCCCTCCAGACAACATCGAGTACCTCCTCTTGCAGACCTCTTATGGGCAGCACCACTGGACCCCACCCAAAGGTgtttacaaattaaaaaaaccTACAGATTCCTCAAGTAGTTTGTATAGACACTAATGAGCTAACTTTAAATGTTCTTTGTCTAAGTGACATCTAAGCTGTTCTCCATCAGGTCATGTGGATCCGGGCGAGGACGACCTTACCACAGCCCTGAGGGAGACCAAGGAGGAGGCGGGGCTTGGAGAAGAGCAGCTGAAGGTTGTTGACGGCTTTTCGCAGGAGCTGCGCTACGAGGTGCGAGGCAAACCCAAAGAGGTGCTGTACTGGCTGGCCGAGCTGAGAGACACAGGAACAGCGGTGACTCTGTCTGACGAGCACCAGGACTACCGCTGGGCCCGGCTGGAGGAGGCCTGCACTCTGGCCCAGCACAAAGACCTGCAGGACACTCTGAGAGCAGCAAGCACACACATGCAGGACAAAAAGCAATGAACCCAAATGTACACGCTGCAGAAGGGATGGTTAAAGAAGGGGAAGCGTCTGCTGGTGTGAGGGACCTCAGACTTTGGTTTAGCAGAGCACCTAATGTAAcacagtgtctctactgtatatAGGTAAAGCTGagtatattctcttttttataAGACAAAGGTTAAATTGAAGAAAATATACAACAATACATGATTCTAAAATAAATTGGCTTCCCTAGTTTTGAATACATAAATGTGAACAAGTAAATAAACCATAACATAAAGCAAGGAGACGGTTACTCACTTACTTACTGGATACAAATACAATGTAAGCAGTAGATGCTGCCACAGGGTGGCGACAAAACAAGCAATATCTTTGATGTACATTGGTCACCAGATTACAAAACCCTGCAAGCTCTCAAACACAACCCAGATGTGCAATGAGCTCAGAAACAGTCTGTCCTTTTTTCAGCTCTCAGTATCCAAATAAAAGCGAGAGATACATCAATCACCTTTCCAAAAGAGTTTCTGTCAAGACCTTTTAGAGAGGCCATTATTATGCAATGACTCTGGGAGATCATGCATCTCAAACAATGGACATTAGGTTAACCATTATTTAGGGTTATATATTGAACTATTTATTATATAGCTcttttacaaatatattttataaagcCATTTGCAAACATGCAGCATTACCACATCATAAATTAGATTGTGGGATTTGAACTAGGTGCTGTTTGCCACTCATGATAAAATGATGAAGATTGATAGTACTACAGGCAGGAGGAACATATCTATCTTTGATTTTGAGGTTAACTGTCCCTTTAAGGTAATCCTTAAAAAAAGTGTGTTAGGACAAACAATAATGTTATAAAAACAACAGGCAGCATTGACACATAAATCTCATTTTACGATGGCACGATTGAGCAGAGGTTTTATGTACGGTCACCGTGGATATGTTATTAATCCAGGCAGAATCTGTAGATTCAaagtatattttttttaattcaatcCGACCCCCTCATGTTGTTCAACAACCTAAAAGTAATTTGAAAGTTAGATGATGGAATATAGTCATAAAGAGCGGGAAGAaccaaaaatacatttaatcaaCACTGCTTTTTCTCTCACTCGGGAAGAGTGAAATTAAAGACAGGCTTTTATACTTGATCCTGGTCACTGTGACAGTCACATTGTACTAAAAACGGGAACATTCTGCTCTCAATGCCACACGCAGGATTAATGGCCCCTGTCGAAGGGATTAAATTAAAGTAATTAAAGAAACAATTGTCTTCTTGCAACTCATAAGTACTCTCCTCAATTAACAGACACTTTTCTTCTGGGTATTTTAAGGACACGGGATAGAGCAGTGAGCTGGAGGTCAGTGAGAGACTTTCACGTGGCATAAACATTATAAAGTAACACTGCATCGAGCAGCTGAACTATTGCTTTGAGACCCATCAGGGCGTCATTAAAGCAGTAATTAATTCCATGCCCGGTTGAGCAGAAAAGCTCCTCTCCCGGTTCTAAAACACTCCCAATTGTTCTGAATTGAAATTAGAGTTCCCTTTGCGAATAAACATTTTGCTTTGCACCTTACTAGTTTATGTATCATATTATAAGCTgtgaaatatcttaaaatcatcTCAATGCGTTCAGTGTCATGATCAGTTGTAATCAATGGAGGAAAAAGTACTCAGAATTTATATTTTAGGTAAAATAGAAATACTAGATTGTAaagatactctgttacaagtgaaAGTATTGGCATCCAAATAAATGTATACAAAAGTAAAGTACTTGTTAGACGTATTGACCCCTTAAGAATGACTACCATTACAATTAATCAGAATGGCACTGAGGCAGAAATATCAGGTATCTCAACATCAGGACAAATAAACCATGGCTAGATACCACTGATTAGGTAAATTGGCTGATCCAACACTTTAAGCTAATACATTAATTAAAAACAACTAATCATCCATCATGACCAGAGTACTAAATAAGGTAAGAACTTTTTCAAAAGGCCTCAATGACATaccgttttattttgaaggagtgTCCAACGTAACCACATTAACTGTATGCCCCGCATTTGCATATCACTCACTACAATATTTCCTATCCAAAAACCAACTTGCTGTGCTTCGTCCTTTTTCCGTGACGTTCACTAAGCGACAGTGATCAGAGCTACAATGAAAATAAACCCAACaatgtcatttatttatttttacaatagAAACTTTATGAGTGACATTTGCATCCTATCAAACACAAAATGATAaggaaaaaatacagaaaaaccaaAGAAAAACCCAACAAGGACAGCATTAACATCAAAGGGTGAGGACGCATTGTGGACACACACAGGCccatactttaaaaaaatgacACTTGTGTACACACATGCTTACACACAACCAGATTAAATGAACTAAATGATTTCATTCAGGCCTTTGTATGGAACTGTTTGTGGGGAAGACCCTCTCAACATCTTAAGAGGACAGTCCTTTTTAGTGTGTCACTTCGTCACTTCTTAGGTTGAGTTAAGAAAATTAAAATCCCTCGGAGATAATTGTTTTTTTTGCTCTTTCCCCTCAAAAGGCCTCCTGAGCTTTTCTTTTCCTGTCCTCATTATAAAAAAGGCATACATTTgactaaaaaaaaagaaggagcATTTAAGATTGCTCTAAACTGATCATTGAATTGCTATCATAAGGGCAACACTAAGCCTAAACAATAACGCAGATTCTGATTTCTACATTTGTGATAGGACACAACTGTTAAATTAAAGAGGATAACATTATTGGAAACTTTGCTTTCTTACCTGGAGTTGGTTGAGAAGACAGATACCACTATCACATCTGTCTGATAAATGTGAAGCTAATGCCAGCAGCcatttagcttagcttagcacaaagactggaaAAAGAGGGAACCATACagcctggctctgtccaaaGGTAAACTACAGGCCAAGAAAACGGCCTTCTCTTTTTCACAATTAGTTTTTTATCTTTTTCAGTTTCCCTTTATTTAGAGCTAAAACATGTGATTTTTGGTGCAAAGCGAAGCTAACCAGCTTATGGCCTTGGCTTCATATAGAAAAGGTGAAAATAGGTGCGGTGAAAAAAAggagtttgacattttgggaaatacgCTTTTTAGCTTTCTGGTAAGGAGTGTGATGAGAATATAATTAGCATGTTTCTCTGTTTAAACAATGCTACAGCCAGCAACCTGTTATCTAAGTTTAGCATAAAGCTAGCATGGCGCTGTTCTATGATACCAAAGTCAGCCTCATATCAGCTTCTCTAAAGCTTACTCAATAAGACGTAACAGCTTGTTTGTTGAATCTGCACACAACTCATAAAAGTAAAAGGGACAATTTGCTGTTTAATAGGGGCTGAGGTTAAATAGCAAGACAAAGCCAAGCTAACTCTTTTCAGCGAAGAAAGTGGTATAGATATTCGTTGCCACCAAAAATCAGCATACTTCCTAAAATGTCAAACTAGTACATTAGCAGATACACATGAATTCAGTACATGTCATCACTTTTTCTACTTCTTCTCTGTATGACGAGGGAGGGGCAAAAAAATGTGGACCACATCAAGAAAAGTTCAACATCTCTGGCCTTAATCCCTTTCCTGTTGTGCCTTGATATCAAATCCATTAAAGATCCGGTTCAGGAGTAGATTTCCTCTGTGTCCTCAACAGAATCCAGTCTCTGTGAGCCTCCGAAGCGCAAGGCCAGGAGGAAATGTTTCACTCCTTTGGCTTCACATTAAAATCCAAAAGGAAGAGTAAATTCACACAGCGTTAAATCCACCACATGCATCCATTGCTCCGTAGTCTTTaaaatgaacctttgtggggctGCACTTGGTTTCCTTGGCATAAAATCCATCTGTTTGAGTCAAAGGTTTGCACAGTGCTCTGCTCTGCGAAAAGGGCAACAGATTTAATACCCCAGCCATAAAaacacaactcaaaatgtgtgtgGTTTACTCAATGCCACGCGAGTACTATAATCACATGCTGTTCAGTGTGTACAAAGTTTAATACTCAGAGGGCGTTTTCTTTTTTCATTCGGTTAAATCCTCAGCCAGTTCAGGCCTCACCAACACGGCACTAGAACACTGTGCAAACACACAATGGTTTCTCCACTGGACAAAGTCTAAAAGGTCATTTGGACAAACTCACTGGTTTGACACAAGTCTGCACTTGTTCCAGGGACCGGAACAAGAAAACCCTGACATTGTTGTCGACAGAtgaatagtaaatgtaaatatacacgcgcacacacagaaacacacaacacGCAATCAGTGTTATAATCATTCAAATGCAAATGGGTAGCTAAGTTGCATGTTGATTCCTTCCCTGTCGTTAAACGGAGAGCCGCACTTAAGCTTAGTCTGAGTAACGGAGAAAAAAACGTAACATTTTCACATCTATGGAAAGATAGTGTGAGCATTATCTGACAGAAAATGTCGATTCGGGTGTGTTTTGATTTTCGAATGACATTTGCATACAAAGAAGCAAACACAAAAAGGAGCCAAATCAGGACCAACAGCAGCACCCAGTCATGTGTTAACACGCTGGCTGTGGGTTTAGAGACTTTCACTTCACTCTCTGCCCTCGGCAACCACCCAGTGATGCAGAAAGTAAGAAGATGAGGTGGAGGTGAGGAGCAATTGTAATGTAAGAGTTTCTCTTTTTTATCTCTCAGTGAAAGTCTATCGAGGCCCTGAGGTTTAAGAGGCAGAGAAAGGTATAGGAGACGACAATCCCTAACTGAAAGACGCTGCTTTGAGTGATCAAAAGGGAGCAGTCGTGATGAACACTAATGAAGGGGGGTTCAAGAGGACGGGGACTATGTTGATTGCATTAGTCGAACAGACAGGCGGGAGAGGGACAGAGATATTCTGCCACAATGATGGACAGTGACAGGACGAACTGGCCAGCTCATCGACTGGTTAATGAGTCAAACAGCAAAGAGTCCATCAGTCTAAGCACACCGATAATTCAAGGGACAAGTCTGGAACGAGACTCAACCAACCAAAAGAAGAACAATACaaaacagcaacaactaaaGACACGGGTGGATGGAGACAATCTATTACACAAAACCAGACAATCTGACTAACCAGACAAAGAGCTGGCCAGCTACAGGGGTTCAGGAGACCACCACATGGACAGCTTGTTTTCATCATTTATCAAGACAATTTTGTTGATTTGCGGGAGGTTATTTAGAGCTAACATGTGATTTTTATCTTTGGGATATTCTTGTACGTAATGAAAAGCTAGGATTTTCCACCATACACCTAACTGCTATGGCCTCTCCCATGTGGTAATTACTCTACTGCTAGAAGTTTTGCACTTCAGCTTTCATAAGTAATAAACCGTTATTGTTACTACTGAAAATGCCGAATCATAAAAGCAGAAGTGATTAAAAGACCTGGAAAGATTCCAAAAACAAgaatttatttttgtaaatgaaaaacgaAATTGAAGTAGAGATGGCACTATGGTTTAAAGCCTACATCTTTATGCATCTGCATCCAAGAAGCAAGACCAACCCAACTACAGTTAAAAGATAGACAAACTGGTGCAGTTACCAAAACAAAAGCAAGTCAAATGTTATACCAGTACCGACAATTTTAATGACTGACGAAATTCAACCATACgaatgaaaaaagaaaaaaagtttaaaaacagGGCAATAACTAGAGTTAAAAACAAAGATGGATATATTTCGTTTTTGGGCTGTTTTGCCTCATCTAGAGTCAGTAACTTGTAATGTGATAAATCGCGCAGTAATACCGCTCTATTGTgcagtagcatgctaacatttctGCGATTATAAAAAGGTGAAATATAATGTTAACTCAAAAacacttgggggggggggggggggggggggaagggggtGCTCTCAAACAGTGCTGGAATAATTTCAATTCTCAATCTCTGCGAAACATCTGATGGCAGACAGAGTGCAAGCTGTAATTAAGGCAAACGGTGGAAACACCAAAACTCTGACGATCATTGAAAACGGTACCAAAACTTTTCTGAAAAAGTAATAGCACTACTATTTGaccatttgtattattttaataaatgatGAAACGTTTTTGGCAGTTTACCTTTGACCCCACTGTatgtgcaaacacacacacacaccagacgaaacacacacaaaaaggagGGCTTTGGGATGGGGGAGTTGGCAAGGAGGAGTCATCATCCTGATCATCATGAGTCCTCGTTGCCGGAGTCGTCCTGGTTGTCGTAACGTCTGGTTGACGTCCCGCCGTCCTCTGTGGGGCTCATCCCCCCGGCTTCACCTACGGACTCCATGTCGCTCTCGTCttcgtcctcgtcctcctcctccatgtcgtCGTCGTAAAGGTCGTCGTAGAGAAGGTCTGAGCTGCTGTCCTGGGAGGGGACCCTGGTCTGGACGCAGTACTCCGCCAACGTGGTCGGCACCTTGACGCCGTCACGCTCAGCCTCTGCCGCCGTTGACATCACCTGCTTCCTGTGGGCCAATCGGGAAATGGATTTAAAGCTTCTGACATTTGTCTTTGTGAATGGATTCCCTGTCTAACGCCTTAGAAATGTGtatgggaggctgtggctcagtggtaagtgtgctggacttcgaatcagggggtagcaaggtcgagtcccactgcagtcagcatgtcgttgtgtccctgggcaagacacttgaccccaaattgctcctgtggggattgtccacagtactgaatgtatgtaagtcgctttggataaaagcgtctaacaaatgacatgtaatgtaatgtatgcaCATGTATGAGATCTTCCACATCGTGTATTACCTGATTATCTCTGCATACTCTTTGTCCTTGCCTTTGCTGTCCCTCCATTTGCGGAACATGACAGACGCATCCACGTTAGCTGGGGAAAAGGTGTTGGGCTCATTGAGCAGAGAGATCACACTGAGCAGGATCGTCCTGATGGAGACAGAACCACACAGACAGGAAATGAGGACAAC from Pseudochaenichthys georgianus chromosome 5, fPseGeo1.2, whole genome shotgun sequence harbors:
- the nudt2 gene encoding bis(5'-nucleosyl)-tetraphosphatase [asymmetrical]; this translates as MALRACGFIVFRRLASCVPPDNIEYLLLQTSYGQHHWTPPKGHVDPGEDDLTTALRETKEEAGLGEEQLKVVDGFSQELRYEVRGKPKEVLYWLAELRDTGTAVTLSDEHQDYRWARLEEACTLAQHKDLQDTLRAASTHMQDKKQ
- the ube2r2 gene encoding ubiquitin-conjugating enzyme E2 R2 codes for the protein MAHQATPSSQKALMMELKSLQEQPVEGFRITLVEESDLYNWEVAIFGPPNTLYEGGYFKAHIKFPVDYPYSPPTFRFLTKMWHPNIYENGDVCISILHPPVDDPQSGELPSERWNPTQNVRTILLSVISLLNEPNTFSPANVDASVMFRKWRDSKGKDKEYAEIIRKQVMSTAAEAERDGVKVPTTLAEYCVQTRVPSQDSSSDLLYDDLYDDDMEEEDEDEDESDMESVGEAGGMSPTEDGGTSTRRYDNQDDSGNEDS